In one Lycium barbarum isolate Lr01 chromosome 7, ASM1917538v2, whole genome shotgun sequence genomic region, the following are encoded:
- the LOC132601753 gene encoding uncharacterized protein LOC132601753, with protein MAWRAREKAIKDFRAKAYSQDEFDKLMEKTGNVDIRVKQYLEDAGRDKWSRLYSHVNRGWTMTSNIAECINGKLVEASTEYVYKVNDGPRRFIIDLKKKTCSCRMFQLDEIPCSHAWAVLKNKNLAADAYCSELFKPETVVNTYDVPVDPLPDETEWNVPKSISDEVVMPSIYKRPPGRPKKKRDKPLQELMIGKRRNACGKCGRLGHNRRSCDNPPLNQKNK; from the exons ATGGCATGGAGAGCTAGAGAGAAGGCTATAAAAGATTTCAGAG CGAAGGCATACAGCCAGGATGAGTTCGATAAATTGATGGAGAAGACTGGGAATGTTGATATTCGGGTAAAACAATACCTAGAAGATGCTGGAAGGGATAAATGGTCTAGGCTTTATTCACATGTTAACAGAGGATGGACAATGACTTCGAATATAGccgaatgtattaatggaaaactg GTTGAAGCGTCAACTGAATATGTTTACAAAGTGAATGATGGACCGAGGCGTTTCATAATtgatttgaagaagaaaacttgCAGCTGCAGGATGTTCCAACTGGACGAGATACCGTGTTCTCATGCATGGGCAGTATTGAAGAATAAAAATTTGGCTGCTGATGCATATTGTTCGGAATTATTCAAGCCAGAAACAGTTGTGAACACATATGATGTGCCAGTTGATCCTCTTCCTGATGAGACCGAGTGGAATGTTCCTAAAAGTATATCAGATGAAGTTGTTATGCCATCGATCTATAAGAGACCCCCTGGGAGGCCAAAAAAGAAGAGGGACAAGCCATTACAGGAGTTGATGATTGGTAAGCGCAGGAATGCTTGCGGTAAATGTGGACGTCTTGGTCATAACAGGCGTTCGTGTGATAATCCGCCGCTCAATCAGAAGAATAAATAA
- the LOC132601754 gene encoding uncharacterized protein LOC132601754 — MRVVTWNVRGLNNGQKQNDLKKFIVDNKVDIIAVLEHRVAQQKATPIIKKVARGWESVYYYSPNRKGRIWLMWDPRYCEFSVLQMKEQYVHGQVRIYATNKNFLLTAVYGLHTIVDRKPLWDDLLTLAQQITIPWLIMGDFNAVLEIEDRLVGSPVQANEMVDFSNFVQSASMLDLKVVGREYTWTNNHVFSRIDRGLVNASWVQMWDALEIIVMAPEFSDHSPLSLTVEERQTMRAKPFKFFNCLATHPDFRSSVQRNCQQICNGRPMEKVWKKMHRLKHVLKKLNNTEFKGVDERIALTKQKLQDIQAQMIGPNDHQLYFEEQQRVKIELEKWYQIQESAMKQKARVNWLKLGDSNTTYFHACLRNRMAQNHIRSLTTNDGRLIQTDAQVQEEVVGFYKQSLGTAASHLPIVRTEVMQQGRVLSRDQQLILVENVTIPEIVEAVMDIEDNKAPGSDGYNAFFYKKIGTLLERM; from the coding sequence ATGAGGGTGGTGACATGGAATGTAAGAGGTTTGAATAATGGCCAGAAGCAAAATGACCTCAAGAAGTTCATCGTAGATAATAAAGTAGATATTATAGCAGTGTTAGAACATAGAGTAGCACAACAAAAAGCTACTCCTATAATAAAAAAAGTGGCAAGGGGATGGGAGTCAGTTTATTATTATTCACCTAATAGGAAAGGAAGAATATGGCTAATGTGGGATCCAAGATACTGTGAGTTCTCAGTGCTGCAAATGAAAGAACAATACGTACATGGACAGGTGCGAATCTATGCTACCAATAAAAATTTCTTACTCACAGCAGTTTATGGGTTGCACACTATAGTGGATAGGAAGCCTTTATGGGATGATCTACTCACTCTTGCACAACAAATTACTATTCCTTGGCTTATAATGGGTGATTTCAATGCTGTTCTTGAGATTGAGGATAGACTTGTGGGATCTCCTGTACAAGCAAATGAAATGGTGGATTTCTCTAACTTTGTCCAGAGTGCAAGTATGCTGGACCTGAAGGTTGTTGGCAGGGAATATACATGGACTAATAATCATGTATTTAGCAGAATTGATAGGGGATTGGTAAATGCTAGCTGGGTTCAGATGTGGGATGCTTTGGAGATTATAGTAATGGCACCTGAGTTCTCTGACCACTCTCCTTTGAGTCTGACTGTGGAGGAGAGACAGACCATGAGAGCTAAGCccttcaagttcttcaattgTTTAGCTACACATCCAGACTTCAGAAGTAGTGTTCAAAGGAATTGTCAACAAATATGCAATGGTCGCCCTATGGAGAAGGTGTGGAAGAAAATGCATAGGCTGAAACATGTTCTCAAAAAACTAAACAATACAGAGTTTAAGGGGGTGGATGAAAGGATAGCATTAACTAAGCAGAAACTTCAGGATATTCAAGCCCAAATGATAGGCCCTAATGACCATCAGTTATATTTTGAGGAGCAACAAAGGGTGAAAATAGAACTTGAAAAATGGTACCAGATACAAGAGAGTGCAATGAAACAGAAGGCAAGAGTAAATTGGCTGAAATTGGGAGACTCCAACACAACCTATTTCCATGCTTGCTTAAGGAATAGAATGGCACAAAATCACATCCGAAGCTTAACAACAAATGATGGGAGACTGATACAAACTGATGCACAAGTGCAAGAGGAGGTTGTGGGGTTTTACAAACAATCATTGGGCACAGCTGCTTCGCACCTTCCCATTGTCAGAACTGAAGTTATGCAACAGGGAAGGGTGTTATCAAGGGATCAACAACTAATATTAGTAGAAAATGTGACCATACCTGAGATAGTTGAGGCAGTGATGGACATTGAGGATAACAAAGCACCAGGGAGTGATGGTTACAATGCTTTCTTCTACAAAAAAATTGGGACATTATTGGAGAGGATGTGA
- the LOC132601755 gene encoding uncharacterized protein LOC132601755, with translation MALILYVVGDSPSIGTITRFIGANWRFSYKPRIYYHNDGYFVVLFNSNADKEEMLFSGPHTINNKPLILRAWNPDFNFGDEVLRTIPLWIRFPNLPMNCWGGHTLSWIGSVLGCPIYADECMTSIERVSYARILVEMDVTRALPYTVKLQDPEGNIFIQEMEYDWKPSFCPKCLKIEHVCKPAPERKEPANERPRGPRPRANKTWVPNKAGDQIIQVAIVAGDTMNVIKDASQTNNQVPPAQEANEAMQSQPIERGVTQAVSNYAQVLSTPPASPENVKQRKDATEPIRKNAKHTNLARVPQQLKPNTISQASILSPLMDKINREILDMGLTTIHDQRTKGGTTNSQNPYAI, from the coding sequence ATGGCACTAATTCTGTATGTGGTCGGAGATTCCCCATCCATTGGAACTATTACTAGATTTATAGGGGCCAATTGGAGATTCTCATACAAACCTAGAATTTACTATCACAATGATGGATATTTTGTTGTGCTATTTAATAGTAATGCCGATAAAGAGGAAATGTTATTTTCAGGACCCCATACTATCAATAATAAACCACTGATTCTGAGAGCTTGGAATCCAGACTTTAACTTTGGGGATGAAGTACTCAGGACTATCCCACTCTGGATAAGATTTCCAAATTTGCCTATGAACTGCTGGGGTGGTCATACTTTGAGTTGGATTGGTAGTGTGTTGGGGTGCCCTATCTACGCGGATGAATGCATGACTAGCATTGAGAGAGTGTCCTATGCTAGAATCCTGGTGGAAATGGATGTTACAAGGGCATTACCCTATACTGTTAAACTACAAGATCCAGAGGGGAATATCTTTATACAGGAAATGGAATATGATTGGAAACCTAGTTTTTGTCCTAAATGCTTAAAGATAGAGCACGTATGCAAGCCTGCACCAGAAAGGAAGGAGCCTGCAAATGAGCGACCTAGAGGGCCGAGACCAAGAGCAAACAAAACGTGGGTACCAAATAAGGCGGGTGACCAGATCATTCAAGTAGCTATAGTAGCAGGGGACACAATGAATGTAATAAAGGATGCTTCGCAAACTAACAACCAAGTGCCTCCTGCACAAGAGGCAAATGAGGCAATGCAGAGTCAACCTATTGAAAGAGGTGTGACACAAGCAGTTAGCAACTATGCGCAGGTGCTATCTACTCCTCCTGCTTCACCTGAAAATGTAAAGCAAAGGAAGGATGCAACTGAGCCTATTCGGAAGAATGCCAAACACACCAATTTAGCAAGAGTGCCACAGCAATTGAAGCCTAATACTATAAGCCAGGCCAGTATTCTCAGTCCTTTGATGGATAAGATTAATAGAGAAATACTGGACATGGGGCTGACTACTATACATGATCAAAGGACCAAAGGGGGTACCACAAACTCTCAAAATCCCTATGCTATATAG